The DNA region ATCGCGTCGAGCGTGCGCAGCGCCATGGTGAATCCCCCGAGAAGCTCCGTGGCCGCCCGAATCAGCTGGCTGTCCACAATGATATAACGGTACGCACCGCGCCCGATGTCATCGCGGAACTTGTTTAGGGCGCGCAGCGCGTCGCTCCTGTTGTACCTGCCGCCGCGTACCTTCTGACCGAGGACGGCAACCATCTCACACTCGACGAGGCTGCTAACCGCAGGACTCGTGGTGGTGCTGATCAGAGCGTCGAACTTGGCACTGCGCGGTTCGGGAAGGTAGTAGGCGAGGAGGGCGCTCGTATCCAGATAGGTGCTCAAGCTCCATCCTCTGGGAGACCGTTGAGACGATCTTCACGCATTGCCTCCGCGAGTTCGCTGAACGTCTGCTCATCCGGATTCAACTGCTGTAGGCTAGCGCGGAACTCGGTGAGCTCGGGGAGCGGCGGCGTCGGAGGGGCGAGGCGCAAAAC from Deinococcota bacterium includes:
- a CDS encoding type II toxin-antitoxin system prevent-host-death family antitoxin; this encodes MTRISVLEARQQLTSLAKRVAAGEDIIVTHRGKDVLRLAPPTPPLPELTEFRASLQQLNPDEQTFSELAEAMREDRLNGLPEDGA